One window of Elusimicrobiaceae bacterium genomic DNA carries:
- the atpD gene encoding F0F1 ATP synthase subunit beta yields MNKGKITQVIGPVIDAEFEPGRLPKIYDALEIEFKDGLSGKIKTLTVEVAQHLGDNQVRGIALGATEGLGRGVEVTDTGAPLSVPVGEECLGRLMDVHGLPQDFKGEIKTRLKYPIHRSPPKLTDQKTTPEIFETGIKVVDLLAPYVKGGKVGLFGGAGVGKTVIIMELINNVARNHSGCSVFGGVGERSREGNDLWREMQESKLSDGNSVLSKTVLVYGQMNEPPGARARVGLTALTQAEFFRDEKGQDVLLFLDNIFRYVLANSEVSALLGRMPSAVGYQPTLNTEVGALQERITSTNKGSITSIQAVYVPAD; encoded by the coding sequence ATGAACAAAGGAAAAATAACTCAGGTAATCGGGCCGGTAATTGACGCGGAGTTCGAGCCCGGCAGGCTGCCGAAAATTTACGACGCGCTGGAGATCGAGTTCAAGGACGGGCTCTCCGGCAAAATAAAAACCCTTACCGTGGAAGTGGCGCAGCATCTGGGCGACAATCAGGTGCGCGGTATCGCGCTGGGCGCGACGGAGGGGCTGGGCCGCGGGGTGGAAGTGACCGATACCGGGGCGCCGCTTTCCGTGCCGGTCGGCGAGGAATGCCTCGGCCGGCTGATGGACGTGCACGGCCTGCCGCAGGACTTCAAGGGCGAGATCAAAACCCGGCTCAAGTATCCCATCCACCGCAGTCCGCCGAAGCTGACCGACCAGAAAACCACGCCGGAAATTTTCGAAACAGGCATTAAGGTGGTGGACCTGCTGGCGCCTTATGTGAAAGGCGGCAAGGTAGGGCTGTTCGGCGGCGCGGGCGTGGGCAAAACCGTCATTATCATGGAGCTGATCAACAACGTCGCGCGCAACCACAGCGGCTGCTCGGTGTTCGGCGGCGTGGGCGAGCGCTCGCGCGAGGGCAACGATTTGTGGCGCGAAATGCAGGAAAGCAAGCTGTCGGACGGCAATTCGGTGCTTTCCAAAACCGTGCTGGTCTACGGACAGATGAACGAGCCGCCGGGCGCGCGCGCGCGGGTGGGCCTTACGGCGCTGACGCAGGCGGAATTTTTCCGCGACGAAAAGGGGCAGGACGTGCTTCTGTTCCTGGACAATATTTTCCGGTACGTGCTGGCGAATTCGGAAGTGTCGGCGCTGCTGGGGCGGATGCCGTCGGCGGTGGGTTATCAGCCGACGCTTAATACCGAGGTGGGCGCGCTGCAGGAGCGCATCACCTCTACCAATAAAGGTTCCATCACCTCAATCCAGGCGGTGTATGTTCCGGCTGACG
- the atpG gene encoding ATP synthase F1 subunit gamma translates to MESLRDIRGNIKSISATRQIMVTMKMIASARVKKAQRAIESSRPFAVKMRDMMDTLHAELAERDDTLAASPVRWFCEHRPVTGKETVGLILITADKGLCGAFNTNLLRMTADWLRANRGKRIRAFAVGKKGRDFLRRLRGLDLELVHESIGIFPKVSFANAELLGEALDCDYEKNSISGVTAIYTDFKTMLSQVARREELLPVSAGQEEPAGRRDDFLFEPGKQAVFESLVPRYVKAQLYRMMLESQAAELAARMNAMESAGQNAGGIIDALTLKLNRTRQASITTELTEIVSGAEALKS, encoded by the coding sequence ATGGAATCGCTACGCGATATACGCGGCAACATCAAATCAATCAGCGCCACGCGCCAGATCATGGTTACGATGAAGATGATCGCGTCGGCGCGGGTGAAAAAGGCGCAGCGCGCGATTGAATCGTCGCGTCCGTTCGCGGTTAAAATGCGCGATATGATGGACACGCTGCATGCCGAACTCGCCGAACGCGACGATACGCTGGCGGCGTCGCCTGTGCGGTGGTTCTGCGAACACCGGCCCGTGACGGGAAAAGAAACGGTGGGGCTGATCCTGATAACCGCCGACAAAGGGCTGTGCGGCGCGTTCAACACCAATCTTCTGCGCATGACGGCCGACTGGCTGAGAGCCAACCGCGGCAAACGCATCCGCGCGTTCGCGGTCGGCAAGAAAGGCCGCGATTTTCTGCGCCGGCTGCGCGGGCTGGATCTGGAGCTTGTGCATGAGAGCATAGGCATTTTCCCGAAGGTGTCGTTCGCCAACGCCGAACTGCTGGGCGAGGCGCTGGATTGCGACTACGAGAAAAACTCGATCTCCGGAGTGACCGCCATCTACACCGATTTTAAGACCATGCTTTCGCAGGTTGCGCGCAGGGAGGAGCTCCTGCCGGTTTCCGCCGGGCAGGAGGAGCCGGCCGGCCGCCGCGACGATTTTCTGTTCGAGCCCGGCAAGCAGGCGGTGTTTGAAAGCCTGGTGCCGCGCTACGTCAAGGCGCAGCTGTACCGCATGATGCTGGAATCCCAGGCGGCGGAGCTGGCGGCCCGCATGAACGCCATGGAATCGGCCGGGCAGAACGCCGGCGGCATTATTGACGCGCTCACTTTAAAACTCAACAGAACCCGGCAGGCTTCCATAACCACCGAGCTGACCGAAATCGTAAGCGGCGCCGAGGCGCTTAAATCATAA